In one Nocardia tengchongensis genomic region, the following are encoded:
- a CDS encoding helix-turn-helix domain-containing protein yields the protein MDGVPTFGEYIRQRRTTANLTRPQLAWLANLSVPYLTKIEGGANPSRRVIESLTTALKLTPVDFEYALVLAEGPLPRIEPDQPTPADLEYLDLLNPAIGAYITGLWDIVAVNAAHHEFFPEMMAGANYLE from the coding sequence ATGGATGGAGTTCCTACGTTCGGCGAGTACATTCGCCAGCGCCGCACCACCGCGAATCTCACGCGCCCACAATTGGCCTGGCTGGCCAACCTCTCGGTGCCCTACCTGACCAAGATCGAAGGCGGCGCCAATCCGTCCCGACGGGTGATCGAATCCCTGACCACCGCACTGAAGCTGACACCGGTCGATTTCGAGTATGCGCTCGTGCTCGCCGAGGGACCGCTGCCGCGCATCGAACCGGACCAGCCGACCCCGGCCGACCTGGAATACCTGGACCTGCTCAACCCCGCCATCGGCGCCTACATCACCGGACTGTGGGACATCGTCGCCGTCAATGCCGCGCACCACGAGTTCTTCCCCGAGATGATGGCCGGCGCGAACTACCTGGAATGA
- a CDS encoding helix-turn-helix domain-containing protein, producing the protein MSEATTLAAAAGSPDPQVGLRAVLALRRLLERLEAIQVTNARKQGWSWQAIADALEVSRQAVHQKYNRKGGIR; encoded by the coding sequence ATGAGTGAAGCAACGACTCTGGCGGCCGCCGCCGGCAGCCCCGACCCCCAGGTCGGGCTCCGCGCGGTGCTCGCGCTGCGTCGGCTGCTCGAGCGACTCGAGGCCATCCAGGTCACCAATGCCCGCAAACAGGGCTGGTCCTGGCAGGCCATCGCCGACGCGCTCGAGGTCAGCCGGCAGGCGGTCCACCAGAAGTACAACCGGAAGGGCGGTATCCGCTGA
- a CDS encoding Clp protease N-terminal domain-containing protein produces MFERFAKPARTAVVLAQEEARDLCSSSIEVEHMLLGLLACPDGGLREILAAHGLTADDVREALARKRTGEPLGAEDAEALRSIGIDLDAVRESLEATFGENALDEAAVPPEGSRWRKYWGAEGGPRGHIPFTSDSKKIVELSLREALARKDDRIEAGHMVLAVLRAPNPVTRRLLGDDDAVRTLRDAVTGYLDRAA; encoded by the coding sequence ATGTTCGAAAGATTCGCCAAACCCGCCCGCACCGCGGTCGTCCTGGCCCAGGAGGAAGCGCGCGACCTGTGCTCCTCGAGCATCGAGGTCGAGCACATGCTGCTCGGACTGCTCGCCTGCCCGGACGGCGGCCTGCGGGAAATCCTTGCGGCGCACGGCCTCACCGCCGACGACGTGCGAGAGGCGCTGGCCCGCAAGCGGACCGGGGAACCGCTGGGCGCCGAGGACGCGGAGGCCCTGCGTTCCATCGGCATCGATCTCGACGCCGTCCGGGAGAGCCTCGAGGCGACCTTCGGCGAGAACGCCCTCGACGAGGCGGCCGTTCCGCCCGAGGGATCGCGCTGGCGCAAGTACTGGGGGGCGGAAGGCGGCCCGCGCGGCCACATTCCCTTCACCTCGGATTCGAAGAAGATCGTCGAGCTCTCCCTGCGGGAGGCGTTGGCCCGCAAGGACGACCGCATCGAGGCCGGGCACATGGTGCTGGCCGTGCTGCGCGCGCCCAACCCGGTCACCCGGCGGCTGCTCGGCGACGACGACGCGGTCCGCACCCTGCGCGACGCGGTGACGGGGTACCTGGATCGCGCGGCCTGA
- a CDS encoding phage holin family protein, whose protein sequence is MTLLIRLLINGVAIWLAAAWVNGIEIKTPEDTTQSKILVIAAITVVFAIVNTLVKPIVKVLSFPFIVVSLGLFLLVINALMLWLTAKITGTTEYGLRVDGFWAAVLGGLIISLVNWVLGVLVPDED, encoded by the coding sequence ATGACGCTACTGATACGTCTGCTGATCAACGGGGTGGCCATCTGGCTGGCCGCCGCCTGGGTGAACGGCATCGAGATCAAGACCCCCGAGGACACCACCCAGAGCAAGATCCTGGTGATCGCTGCCATCACAGTGGTGTTCGCGATCGTGAACACGCTCGTGAAACCGATCGTGAAGGTGCTCTCGTTCCCCTTCATCGTGGTGTCGCTGGGCCTGTTCCTGCTGGTGATCAACGCGCTCATGCTGTGGCTGACCGCGAAGATCACCGGCACCACCGAATACGGCCTGCGGGTGGACGGCTTCTGGGCGGCGGTGCTCGGCGGTCTGATCATCTCGCTGGTGAACTGGGTGCTCGGCGTCCTGGTCCCCGACGAGGACTGA
- a CDS encoding 1,4-dihydroxy-2-naphthoate polyprenyltransferase: MATAAQWIEGARPRTLPNAIAPVLAGTGAAASIDGFVWWKAVLCLLLSVALIIGVNYANDYSDGIRGTDDERVGPLRLVGSKLASPAAVRNAAIACLTVGAAVGLVLVFTTAWWLILVGAACLAGAWFYTGGRNPYGYSGFGEIAVFVFFGLVAVLGTEFVQAGRVDWAGLVCAVSVGAFSSAVLVTNNLRDIPTDTESGKLTLAVRLGDARTRTLHQVLILIPFLALALLAWRSPWTLAALVALPLAVKANEPVRTGKNGPGLIPALAGTGQAMLVWSIVVAAALAIG, encoded by the coding sequence ATGGCTACAGCAGCACAGTGGATCGAGGGCGCGCGGCCGCGCACCCTTCCGAACGCCATCGCCCCGGTGCTCGCGGGCACCGGCGCCGCGGCCTCGATCGACGGGTTCGTGTGGTGGAAAGCGGTGCTGTGCCTGCTGCTTTCGGTGGCGCTGATCATCGGCGTCAACTACGCCAACGACTACTCCGACGGCATCCGCGGCACCGACGACGAGCGGGTCGGCCCGCTGCGACTGGTCGGCTCCAAACTCGCGTCCCCGGCCGCGGTGCGCAATGCCGCCATCGCCTGCCTGACGGTCGGCGCGGCGGTCGGGCTGGTGCTGGTGTTCACCACCGCCTGGTGGTTGATCCTGGTCGGCGCGGCCTGCCTGGCCGGGGCCTGGTTCTACACCGGCGGCCGGAACCCGTACGGCTACAGCGGTTTCGGTGAGATCGCGGTCTTCGTGTTCTTCGGCCTGGTGGCGGTGCTGGGCACCGAGTTCGTGCAGGCCGGACGGGTCGACTGGGCCGGGCTGGTGTGTGCGGTGTCGGTCGGCGCGTTCTCCAGCGCGGTGCTGGTCACCAACAATCTGCGCGACATTCCCACCGACACCGAATCGGGCAAGCTCACCCTGGCCGTGCGGCTGGGCGACGCCCGCACCCGCACCCTGCACCAGGTGCTGATCCTGATCCCGTTCCTGGCCCTGGCCCTGCTGGCCTGGCGCAGTCCGTGGACGCTGGCCGCGCTGGTGGCGCTGCCGCTCGCGGTGAAGGCCAACGAGCCGGTCCGGACCGGCAAGAACGGGCCGGGTCTGATTCCCGCCCTTGCCGGTACCGGTCAGGCGATGCTGGTCTGGTCGATCGTGGTGGCCGCCGCGCTGGCCATCGGTTAG
- a CDS encoding SRPBCC family protein, which produces MAEFDIHRETVIKAAPARVQELVDDFHQWRKWSPWEDADPAMERVYSGADRGIGARYAWNGNRKAGRGDMEITSATADSIGIALHFEKPFKATNRVTFEFRPQGDTTAVTWRMTGEQNGFMALFGKLIPMDRLVGKDFEKGLAQLKAAAEA; this is translated from the coding sequence ATGGCCGAATTCGACATTCACCGGGAAACGGTCATCAAGGCCGCTCCCGCCCGGGTCCAAGAGCTGGTCGACGACTTCCACCAGTGGCGCAAGTGGTCGCCGTGGGAGGACGCCGACCCCGCCATGGAACGCGTCTACAGCGGCGCCGATCGTGGCATCGGCGCCCGCTACGCCTGGAACGGCAACCGCAAGGCCGGGCGCGGCGACATGGAGATCACCTCCGCCACCGCCGACAGCATCGGCATCGCGCTGCACTTCGAGAAGCCGTTCAAGGCGACCAACCGGGTCACCTTCGAATTCCGGCCGCAGGGCGACACCACCGCGGTGACCTGGCGCATGACCGGCGAGCAGAACGGCTTCATGGCCCTGTTCGGCAAGCTGATACCGATGGATCGCCTGGTGGGTAAGGACTTCGAGAAGGGCCTGGCCCAGCTCAAGGCCGCCGCCGAAGCCTGA
- a CDS encoding BTAD domain-containing putative transcriptional regulator, whose product MGDSTLIALLGEIALRRDGALAAVPGARARLLVAALAVHPGRSRSAQALIDDVWGEDPPRAPMNALHTQVSRLRSALPEGVLEIGPAGYRLMLTPEQVDLSLAHQLERQARQAHTAGHHAACLDLLAAARALWRGEPAADLPPGPVAEELATLAAGRRRALDVLELAAREAAGDLPAAIDLAQQAVAADPFDEPAHGTLMRLLAAAGRTNEALDVFATLRTRLVDQLGADPGPALVALNTAILRGEPLPGAPAGRDATGPSKALARLDTPAAAGGGGSANGMTGHGYPSGTISGSGPLDGGHAVDTVANSPGAVRAQRDPSAFDLAQEPVTAGQVHSLRRVLSAQHAAEARDQLGEKAIGLRVAPNPLLGRESDLEQLEQLVRISRVTTVLGPGGTGKTRVANELGTRLAHDTAVALVELASLRADPEGAADTRAEIEVAIAATLGVTDVGRETNVLRQQRGRDIGQRLREALAVRPTLLILDNCEHLIEPVAEVVADLVGASDQLTVLTTSRAPLEITAEAVYPLPPLTIDPAGSPATELFEARARSVRPSVRLDPEVVARLCRTLDGLPLAIELAAARVRTMSVEEIDARLDHRFALLRSGDRSSPQRHRTLYAVIEWSWNLLDGPQRVALRRLCRFPAGFTLAAAEIVLAGPDSGTAAADIDDAATAVDGLVSQSLLTVLEDEQGGTRYRMLETVREFGEEQLTVHGEADLVMDRMSEWARQFARQIVAGSQLPEQVSTVLALSAEQDNLVAVLRRAVDRRDPALVHTVFPILAGLWALRGAHMELVSWSGRIMSVPPRGRPAVTAETDLQLYGHLMLGLHMMFGGRLVRDAIRIRHWIRRTLHSGAPMSPLLRFLGELVTVPRNTIGLGRMLAYGARSADSRIQVMALLLRANMLENDGRVYPSIRDADNALRINGDHSRWETVMICQHLGSMHGQSGRYDVAARYYRRAVELMEEFRAWDESVEIRGYLAVALAGVGEPAAARRELEPVLGGHGGIPAADAPVTQPNHRLAAGAAALAEVELAEGDTETALRRFRQVPALLNWPGSASVPGPGDLILVSVTIDAHVLHGRADQVRRLVSELTEVAVRKLSQFFDLPQIGAVGCAVGTYLLATGQNIDRGLELVALTPKAFGRQDYPSMRWQRHYDLHRPVVGDERADAALKSVAGLGRRAAAQRILDHLRALEGTS is encoded by the coding sequence ATGGGCGACTCGACCCTGATAGCCCTGCTGGGCGAGATCGCATTGCGCCGCGACGGCGCGCTCGCCGCCGTACCCGGAGCTCGGGCCCGGCTCCTGGTGGCGGCCCTGGCCGTGCACCCCGGCCGCAGCCGCAGCGCGCAGGCCCTGATCGACGACGTGTGGGGTGAGGATCCGCCCCGTGCGCCGATGAACGCCCTGCACACCCAGGTCTCGCGACTGCGTTCCGCGCTGCCCGAGGGCGTGCTCGAGATCGGCCCCGCCGGCTACCGGCTGATGCTGACCCCCGAACAGGTCGACCTGAGTCTGGCCCACCAGCTGGAAAGGCAAGCCCGCCAAGCCCATACCGCCGGCCACCACGCCGCCTGCCTGGACCTGCTGGCCGCCGCCCGCGCCCTGTGGCGCGGCGAACCCGCCGCGGACCTGCCGCCCGGACCCGTCGCCGAGGAACTCGCGACCCTCGCCGCCGGCCGCCGCCGCGCCCTCGACGTCCTGGAACTGGCTGCCCGCGAAGCCGCCGGCGACCTGCCCGCCGCCATCGACCTGGCCCAGCAGGCCGTGGCCGCCGACCCGTTCGACGAACCCGCGCACGGGACCCTGATGCGGCTGCTCGCCGCCGCGGGCCGCACCAACGAGGCCCTCGACGTGTTCGCCACCCTGCGCACCCGGCTGGTGGATCAGCTCGGCGCGGATCCGGGTCCGGCGCTGGTGGCCTTGAACACCGCCATCCTGCGCGGCGAACCGCTCCCCGGGGCTCCGGCGGGGCGTGACGCCACCGGGCCTTCGAAAGCTCTTGCGCGGCTGGATACTCCCGCCGCAGCGGGCGGGGGTGGGTCGGCGAACGGCATGACCGGCCACGGATACCCGTCCGGAACGATCTCCGGTTCCGGCCCGCTCGACGGCGGCCACGCTGTCGATACTGTCGCGAACTCGCCGGGAGCCGTTCGCGCACAGCGGGATCCGTCGGCATTCGACCTCGCCCAGGAGCCCGTGACCGCCGGGCAGGTGCACTCTCTGCGCCGGGTACTGAGCGCGCAGCATGCCGCAGAGGCGCGGGACCAGTTGGGGGAGAAGGCCATCGGCTTGCGCGTAGCCCCGAATCCCTTGCTGGGTCGCGAATCCGACCTGGAGCAGCTCGAGCAGCTGGTCCGGATCTCCCGGGTGACCACCGTGCTCGGCCCCGGCGGCACAGGCAAGACCCGCGTCGCCAACGAACTCGGTACGCGCCTGGCGCACGACACAGCGGTGGCGCTGGTCGAATTGGCCTCGCTGCGTGCCGATCCGGAGGGCGCGGCCGACACCCGCGCCGAGATCGAGGTCGCCATCGCCGCCACGCTCGGCGTCACCGATGTCGGCCGCGAGACGAATGTGCTGCGCCAGCAGCGCGGCCGCGATATCGGGCAGCGGCTGCGGGAGGCGCTGGCGGTGCGGCCCACCCTGCTCATCCTCGACAACTGCGAGCATCTGATCGAGCCGGTGGCCGAGGTGGTCGCGGATCTGGTCGGCGCCAGCGATCAGCTGACGGTGCTGACCACCAGTCGCGCGCCGTTGGAGATCACCGCCGAGGCCGTCTATCCCTTGCCGCCGTTGACCATCGACCCGGCGGGTTCGCCCGCGACCGAACTGTTCGAGGCCCGTGCCCGCTCGGTGCGGCCGTCGGTGCGGCTGGATCCGGAGGTGGTGGCCCGCCTCTGCCGCACCCTGGACGGTCTGCCGCTGGCGATCGAACTGGCGGCGGCGCGGGTGCGCACTATGAGCGTGGAGGAGATCGACGCTCGCCTCGATCACCGTTTCGCCTTGCTGCGCAGCGGGGATCGCAGTTCGCCGCAGCGGCATCGCACCCTGTACGCGGTGATCGAGTGGAGCTGGAACCTGCTCGACGGGCCGCAGCGCGTCGCGCTGCGCCGATTGTGCCGATTTCCGGCCGGTTTCACCCTGGCGGCGGCCGAAATCGTCCTCGCCGGGCCCGACAGCGGAACTGCTGCGGCGGACATCGATGATGCCGCGACGGCCGTCGATGGTCTGGTGAGCCAGTCCCTCCTGACCGTGCTGGAAGACGAGCAGGGCGGCACCCGCTACCGGATGCTGGAGACCGTCCGCGAATTCGGCGAGGAGCAGCTCACCGTCCACGGCGAGGCCGACCTGGTGATGGACCGGATGTCGGAGTGGGCGCGGCAGTTCGCGCGACAGATCGTGGCGGGATCCCAGTTGCCCGAACAGGTTTCCACGGTGCTGGCCCTGAGCGCGGAGCAGGACAACCTGGTCGCCGTGCTGCGCCGGGCCGTCGACCGCCGTGACCCGGCGCTCGTGCACACCGTCTTCCCGATCCTGGCCGGGCTGTGGGCACTGCGCGGCGCGCATATGGAATTGGTGAGCTGGTCGGGGCGCATCATGTCGGTGCCGCCGCGCGGCCGCCCGGCGGTCACGGCGGAGACCGATCTGCAGCTCTACGGCCACCTGATGCTGGGCCTGCACATGATGTTCGGCGGCCGCCTGGTGCGCGACGCGATCCGGATCAGGCACTGGATTCGGCGGACACTGCATTCCGGCGCGCCGATGAGTCCGCTGCTCCGCTTTCTCGGCGAGCTGGTGACCGTGCCGCGCAACACGATCGGTCTGGGCCGGATGCTCGCGTATGGAGCCCGGTCCGCCGACTCGCGGATTCAGGTCATGGCCTTGCTGTTGCGCGCGAACATGCTCGAGAACGACGGCCGGGTGTACCCCTCGATCCGGGACGCCGACAACGCGCTGCGCATCAACGGCGATCACAGCCGGTGGGAAACCGTCATGATCTGCCAGCACCTGGGCAGCATGCATGGGCAGTCGGGCCGCTACGACGTGGCGGCCCGCTACTATCGCCGCGCCGTCGAGCTCATGGAGGAGTTTCGCGCCTGGGACGAGAGCGTGGAGATCCGCGGCTATCTGGCGGTGGCGCTGGCGGGTGTGGGCGAACCCGCGGCGGCGCGGCGTGAACTGGAGCCGGTGCTGGGTGGGCACGGCGGCATCCCCGCAGCCGATGCCCCGGTGACCCAGCCCAACCACCGGCTGGCCGCGGGGGCGGCCGCGCTCGCGGAAGTCGAACTGGCCGAGGGCGATACCGAGACCGCGCTGCGCCGATTCCGGCAGGTGCCGGCGCTTTTGAACTGGCCGGGCAGCGCGTCCGTGCCCGGACCGGGTGACCTGATCCTGGTCTCCGTGACCATTGACGCGCATGTCCTGCACGGCCGCGCCGACCAGGTCCGGCGGCTCGTCTCCGAACTGACCGAGGTCGCGGTGCGCAAGCTCAGCCAGTTCTTCGATCTGCCGCAGATCGGTGCGGTCGGTTGCGCGGTCGGCACCTACCTGCTTGCCACCGGGCAGAACATCGACCGGGGTCTGGAACTGGTGGCGTTGACTCCCAAGGCCTTCGGCCGCCAGGACTATCCGTCCATGCGATGGCAGCGTCATTACGACCTGCACCGCCCTGTCGTCGGTGACGAGCGCGCGGACGCGGCACTGAAATCGGTTGCGGGACTGGGCCGTCGAGCTGCAGCCCAGCGCATCTTGGACCACCTGCGTGCACTCGAGGGCACGTCCTGA
- a CDS encoding ABC transporter permease, translated as MTTTLTAPAGRHAATAAPIPEVSNHIPFKQTVANSLTMAYRGIVKIKHNPEQLFDVTVQPILFTALFAYIFGGAIGGNVHDYLPILIPGILVQTVVLTSVVTGTQLREDMDKGVFDRFKSLPIARISALAGALIADMVRYGLATTLTLGMGLILGYRPHGGFVAVVVAGLLVVFCSFAISWIWALIGITGKSAPAVQGMSMMIMFPLTFMSGAFAPASTMPGWLQGINKANPIYYMVEAARELMNGNVYSSNLTWSIIGSIVVIAIFAPLAVRAYMRRA; from the coding sequence ATGACCACGACTCTCACCGCCCCCGCTGGGCGGCACGCGGCCACCGCCGCCCCCATTCCCGAAGTCTCCAACCACATCCCGTTCAAGCAGACCGTGGCGAATTCGCTCACCATGGCCTACCGCGGCATCGTCAAGATCAAGCACAATCCCGAGCAGCTGTTCGACGTCACCGTGCAGCCGATCTTGTTCACCGCGCTGTTCGCCTACATCTTCGGCGGCGCGATCGGCGGCAACGTCCACGACTACCTGCCCATCCTGATCCCCGGCATCCTGGTCCAGACTGTGGTGCTGACCTCCGTCGTCACCGGCACCCAGCTGCGTGAGGACATGGACAAGGGCGTGTTCGACCGCTTCAAATCCCTGCCCATCGCCCGCATCTCGGCGCTGGCCGGTGCGCTGATCGCCGACATGGTGCGCTACGGACTGGCCACCACGCTGACCCTAGGCATGGGCCTGATCCTGGGCTACCGGCCGCACGGCGGTTTCGTCGCCGTGGTAGTCGCCGGGCTGCTGGTGGTGTTCTGCTCCTTCGCCATCAGCTGGATCTGGGCGCTGATCGGCATCACCGGCAAGAGCGCCCCTGCGGTGCAAGGCATGTCGATGATGATCATGTTCCCGCTGACGTTCATGTCCGGCGCGTTCGCCCCGGCGTCGACCATGCCGGGCTGGCTGCAGGGCATCAACAAGGCAAACCCTATCTACTACATGGTCGAGGCCGCCCGTGAACTGATGAACGGCAACGTCTACAGCTCCAACCTGACCTGGTCGATCATCGGCTCGATCGTGGTGATCGCGATCTTCGCGCCGCTCGCGGTGCGCGCGTACATGCGCCGCGCCTGA
- a CDS encoding ATP-binding cassette domain-containing protein, which translates to MTSYTPAETLAIEADGLVKVFGEQRAVDGVSLAVPRGAVYGVLGPNGAGKTTTIRMLATLLRPDGGSARIFGRDVVAEPTAVRSLIGVTGQYASVDEKLTATENLVIFSRLLGLSRAESRRKSAELLEEFGLTEASDKALENFSGGMRRRLDLAASLIARPPLLFLDEPTTGLDPRTRAQMWDTIRRLVRDGSTVLLTTQYLDEADQLADRIAVIDRGKVIADGTSDQLKSSVGLSTLQLSLADRDRIDEARILVGEYLSRAAGRVVDATITPEAGRITAPLPDPAITTDILIRLRESDIRVDEINVAKPSLDEVFFALTGHGAEDDDTTDTERSAA; encoded by the coding sequence ATGACTTCTTACACACCTGCTGAGACGCTCGCCATCGAGGCGGACGGCCTGGTCAAGGTCTTCGGGGAGCAGCGGGCCGTGGACGGCGTGAGTCTCGCGGTGCCGCGGGGGGCCGTCTACGGCGTGCTGGGTCCGAACGGAGCCGGCAAGACCACCACCATCCGCATGCTCGCCACCCTGCTCCGCCCCGACGGCGGCAGCGCCCGCATCTTCGGCCGCGACGTGGTGGCCGAACCGACCGCGGTCCGCTCGCTGATCGGCGTGACCGGCCAGTACGCGTCCGTCGACGAAAAGCTCACGGCCACCGAGAATCTGGTGATCTTCTCGCGGCTGCTCGGCCTGTCCCGGGCCGAGTCGCGACGCAAGTCCGCCGAACTGCTCGAGGAGTTCGGCCTCACCGAAGCCTCCGACAAGGCGCTGGAGAACTTCTCCGGCGGCATGCGGCGGCGCCTGGATCTGGCCGCCAGCCTGATCGCCCGCCCGCCGCTGCTGTTCCTCGACGAGCCGACCACCGGCCTCGACCCGCGCACCCGCGCCCAGATGTGGGACACCATCCGGCGGCTGGTGCGCGACGGCTCCACGGTGCTGCTCACCACGCAGTACCTGGACGAGGCCGATCAGCTCGCCGACCGGATCGCGGTCATCGACCGCGGCAAGGTCATCGCCGACGGCACCTCCGACCAGCTCAAGTCCTCGGTCGGACTGTCCACGCTGCAGCTGAGCCTGGCCGACCGCGACCGCATCGACGAGGCCCGGATCCTGGTGGGCGAGTATCTGTCCCGCGCCGCCGGCCGGGTCGTCGACGCCACCATCACCCCCGAGGCGGGCCGCATCACCGCGCCCCTGCCCGACCCCGCCATCACCACCGACATCCTGATCCGGTTGCGCGAAAGCGACATCCGGGTCGACGAGATCAATGTCGCCAAGCCCAGCCTGGACGAAGTGTTCTTCGCACTCACCGGGCACGGCGCCGAGGACGACGACACCACCGACACCGAACGGAGCGCGGCATGA